From the genome of bacterium:
CCTTTGCTTAAGGGAAAATGTTGTTCACCTTTTTCTATCTGTTGCATAATCCTGAAATAATGTGGGGCACAGGTAGTTCTTATTTCAATATTTGTTACTTTACTTTTTTTATATAACCAGGTTAAGACATCTTCGTATTCCGTGAGGCTTAATTCCTGTTTCTCCATTGTCTTAGCTCTGCCAGTTGGGACAAGGAAGAAGAAATGGCAGGCAACCGCACCCAATTTAATGCTTAAATTGATTATATCATTGAGTTCTAGATAATTTTGTTTTGTAACCGTAGTATTAATCTGGAATTCAAGACCACTTCTTTTTGCCCATTTTAGTCCTTCTAAAGCCTTTTCAAATGCTCCCTGTTGTCTAATTTTATTATGGGTTTTAGCCGCCGCACCATCCAGACTAACACTAATTCTTTTAATTCCAACATCTTTTATTCGCTCAGTGACTTTCTCATTAATCAAAGTTCCATTACAACCGATGACAACGGTAAATTCCTTACTTATGGCATAAGAGGCTATTTTAAATATATCCTGTCGAAGTAGTGGCTCACCGCCAGAAAGGATAAGTATGGGATGGCTAACTTTAGCAATTTCATCAATTAAAACAAATGCCTCCTCTGTAGATAACTCATCCTCATCAAATCTATTACTATTAATCGCACTTGCCCGACAATGGATGCAAGAAAGATTACATCTTCGAGTAACCTCCCAGGCTACTAATCTCAAATTATTCACCTTATTTTTATTATACCCTTATAATTTGTTTCTGTCAAGAGAAATCTCGTGAAACCCAGTAATTCTCGGTGAATTTTTAGAGACTGAATTCACCTATGTTTAGGAGAGATAGAAAAAAATATTTTTCGTAAAGATTTTGAGAGGAAAATAAGGAATAATGAGTCTCTATCTAATTTTCCACCGAGAATTACTGATAGATCAAAATTTTTATTGACATGGGATAAAATTTGTGGTAAAATATAACCATAATGATTAAAAGTGAAGGTAACATCAAAAATGACCCAAAAGCAAATTCCTATCAGTTCAGTAATGAATACAAGGCTGGAAACCAATCACATCCTATTGCTGACCTATTTGGCACGAAAGAAATGTTACAGATTGTCATCAAGAAATTGTCAAGTCAATCGCTAATCTTCAGTTTGGCGTTTATTGTCATCCTGGTGATAGCCTACAAGCTCTGTGGCAATCAAGGATTACCGATTATTGCAGCCATTCTCTTCGTTTTTCTGGTAGGTATGTTTGCCTATTTATTCTTTGAGCAGAAGAGCAAAGTTAAGCATGAAGACCCATCAACCATAAGCCAACTGCTCGGAGAGAAGCTCAACGCTATCACAAAGCCAACGGGAGACTTTTCTGTCCATGTGTGGACCTCTCTCGCCGCCGAGACCAGTGTGGAGAGTCGTGATATTAATATTATCCCATCAGCGAAACAAGCTAAGTAT
Proteins encoded in this window:
- a CDS encoding radical SAM protein; the encoded protein is MNNLRLVAWEVTRRCNLSCIHCRASAINSNRFDEDELSTEEAFVLIDEIAKVSHPILILSGGEPLLRQDIFKIASYAISKEFTVVIGCNGTLINEKVTERIKDVGIKRISVSLDGAAAKTHNKIRQQGAFEKALEGLKWAKRSGLEFQINTTVTKQNYLELNDIINLSIKLGAVACHFFFLVPTGRAKTMEKQELSLTEYEDVLTWLYKKSKVTNIEIRTTCAPHYFRIMQQIEKGEQHFPLSKGCLAATSYCFISYKGEVFPCGYLDVRCGDIKTQSFKDVWENSQVFNELRDFSKYKGKCGRCEYINVCGGCRARAYAKTGDYLDQEPNCIYQPKKERIN
- a CDS encoding DUF4384 domain-containing protein; the protein is MIKSEGNIKNDPKANSYQFSNEYKAGNQSHPIADLFGTKEMLQIVIKKLSSQSLIFSLAFIVILVIAYKLCGNQGLPIIAAILFVFLVGMFAYLFFEQKSKVKHEDPSTISQLLGEKLNAITKPTGDFSVHVWTSLAAETSVESRDINIIPSAKQAKYRIGDKINVCFRSTKDCYLTLLNIGTSGKLTILFPNGLYRNNLISANQSYEIPGKEYGFEYGLLGPPGIEKLKAIATLEKVELLASQFSSDGSLFRIETPAAAARDITVIKKNVEAIPTDKWTEATCEFRVNQ